The sequence below is a genomic window from Nitrospirota bacterium.
TAGATTGGGAAATTAATCCGGTTAAACATCTTTTTTCTTTTTTCATTTTCATCTACCCCCCTGGTGAGTGTTTCCCTGAGTAATCGTTCCGGGTGTCACGTTTAAACCTTCAATAGAGTGTATTTATTCCATACTTTTCCTTTAAACCTAAAAACGGCAGTTGAATATTATATTTGATGGTCTCGTTAAAAAGGCGTCATTCCCGCTAAACTTGTCCCCGTATGCTTTTAGCGGGGAGCGGGAATCCAAAGGGAATCACAAAGCTTGCTCGCGAGCGGGTCCGTAGCGAGACGAATCATTTATCCCGTTTACATAAAGTTTACATGTGAATGACAGAAATGTATTTTTTCAGACTGCTTACGACTGCATTAAAGGTGACAACGATTAAAAATAATGACTTTTTACAATAAAAAAATGGAATGACTCATTCTTCTAAACGGTTTAATCATATGATTGGCAGTGAATTAAGGTTGAGGATCATCAAATTTTTTAATAAGCTATATTAAAATATGTGTGTTTATTCGTTTTCTGAAAAGGGAAAACCATGGTATACTTTAAAAAAAGTATGAAAAACCAACGGGCGCTTCTTTTACAAAAACTTTAAAGGTTTGTGAAACGCTAACTCTCCTGGAGCATTTTTAAAAAATGTATGATTGCAGTACGATCCTTAATATTATGCATCCTTATCTGGATGGTGAACTACCTACAAAAGAAGCGATATTGATTCAGGAGCATCTCGACACCTGTTCCAGCTGCCGGATTAAATTTCAAAAAGAAAAAGAGCTGTTAACGTTCTATAAAAGCAATTTACCCAGGGAACAGGCGCCTCATGATCTGAAAGTACGTCTAAATGAATTGATAAAAGATAAAAGCCCTGTCTCAACAGTTCAAAAAAAGTGGTTTAAGATTTTTTATCCGGCAACGATAGGCGTTACGGTCGTTTTGCTGGGTTTAATTTTGTTTAATCTCAAGCCTTCTGAGGTCAAATTGTCTCACCTGGTTGAAGAAGCGCTGGAATATCATGTTTCGTATCAAAATAAACCCTTTAAGCTTCAATTTGAGAACTCAAATCCAGAAAAATTGAGGCAACTGATTAAAAGCAGAGGGGGATTTGACATTCATCTCTCTGATCCGGAAGTTTCAAAGTTAAATTTGATTGGAGCCAATCTTCAGATGATTGAGGGGATTCCTACCGTATTGATTTTTTATAAGGATTCTGAGGGAAAAATGATAACCCTGATGGTGTCTGACTACGACTCTTTTGTTCCATTCAAAGGGAACCCGGAGGAAATTCAGAGTCTTAAATTTTACAATTTAAACTTTCAGGGAAATCATATTACCACCTGGCAGAATAAACCCCGGAGTTATGTCTTGATTTCAGAATCAAGAAAAGATGTCGGAAACGGATGCCATATTTGTCATGGCGGAAATAAGGAGATGGAACCTAAGATACAATCATTTATTGATCGTATTTAACGCATTGATATTCCAACGATAAAGAATTTAGAGTAAAAAAACGCGGTTTTTGTTAAAACCGCGTTTTTTTTTGGAATAATTTCACTCATTTCATGGTTTAGATTAGGAGGTTCTCTATTTTTTCATGATATGAATGAAACAGTTATTTTTGATCGGTTTTTTCTTCATCTTGTTTGGGTGGTTGTATCCCTCTGCCTCCCCTTCCCCCTCTTTTGCCCAAACCATCCCAACTCAGCCCCCTCAAGATCCGGCGCCTAAGCTCAAACACTCTCGCTGGGGAGTGGAGGTCTTCTCCGGCTTTTACCGGCCTCGCTTGAAGACTTTGAACACGGTCATTTCTAATCCCCGGCTGGGTATTCTTCAAGACCCTAATTTTCTCCTCCCCGGCAATGAGCAGTTTCAATCGAATAAAAAAAATATAGTGATGGATGATTTATCCGGCAATGTCGAGTTTGGGGTTGAACTCAACTATGATCTTTCTCAAAAATCGGCATTATTTCTTTCCACCAGTTTATGGCATGGCCAGACCATTAATGGAGATATTATTCCGATCCCTATTTTTGCCAGACCCACCCCTGCGCATTTTGTTTCCTGTGTTTCCGTTCCGGTGGAATTTGATTACCGGTGTGCCTCCCGGAGCGCCCGGTATAACCTGGTTTTAGAACAGTTCTGGGCAGGCTGGCGCTATCTTCTCTATGAGGATTCAAGGCAAAGCCGGATTTATGCCGACCTCGGACTTTTTGGAATCTCCCTGGCTTTTTTAACCATGGACAGCAGTGTTAGGCTCGTCAGTGACAACCTCAATTTCGCGTCAGTGAGCTCGACGGAGGCGATGGGCTGGGGATATAGCAGCCGGGTGGGGGTTAAGGGAGAATATTTTTTATCCAAAAATTTTTCTTTCGGGGGTGGAATCCGTTATATTGTGGGAGATATTAAAAATTTAGCCGTTACCCGCTATTTTCCAGCTGGATTTCAGGAGTTTCTTTCTCCACAGGCCGGAGTTCCTAATGCCAACACGGCCCAATTTCCTCCTCCGCCTCCCAAAATCGGTGACGATATTATTTTCGGACAGGTCACCACCACCTCCACGAATAATGATGTGACATCAAATATTGAAAAACTGGCCATTGAGGTCGATGGTTTTAGTCTGGATCTGTTTTTTAAAATCTACTTTTAGGAAATGAGGATCAGGTTTTGCCTGTCCGAGCTTGGGGTATGGGGGCATCTGGAGGCTCCGAGCTAGCTTTGGGAGCGATTCCCCAGCGTACATAAGGTTTTAATCATTTCTCCGCACGGGTCCCCATTAAAATTAGGGAATAAATATCATCTTCCGGAGGTTTAATATGAAAGTCCTATAAAAGGGATGTAAACAAAGATGAATTCATTTAAATATTTAATAGTATTAACTTTTTCTATCGTGTTGGCTCTTTTTTCTCCCCATTGGGTGAAAGCGGGTGAAACTTTAACCTTTCATAACACCAATTTTAAAACAACCAACGATGCCGGTTTCAGGGGATTTTCACTTCCCGAAACCCCCGGGCCAATTCCCTTTCCAAACACTTCCATTCCCTGCTGTCTCCAAAATAGCACCCAATTCGGTTTTGGCGCTCCCGGTGGAAGCAGTTCAAGAGTCATTAACCAAAATTGTGATCAACTCCTGTTTGAGGCCACCAACCGGTGTGTTCCGTCGGTCTCCAGTCAAGTTTCTCAGGACGGTGTGGTTCTTCAATCGACTGCGCATGGACTGTTATCGCGGCTGCAGCTGGATGCGCCCGGTTGTAACGGCTTGGGAACGGGGTTCCGGTGCAATCAAATCGAAACTCAGTTGACCCAGACCGTTCCGGAAAACAGCCAGTCTTTTTCGTTAAAGTTTAGCGTGATCTCATTAACCGATCCTAATGGAAATTTAACGGGGAGCGCAAAGGGAACTTTTGAACAAACGATTAATGATCCGCAAGCCACTGGCGGATTAACAAGATCCTGCCAGGGAGCCTTTACGTATGATTCTGTTAACGGATATGCGTTGACGGCGGGGCCATCAGCCGGCTGTCCCTAACAGGCTGTTGAAAAAGCCTCATTTGCTTTGTTCTCGTCGCTCGGCAATCCTCACTAAAGAGGATAAAAGCATAGCTTCGCTGCGGGACCGCTCGCGAGCAAGCTTTGTGTCTCCATGCGGCCTCGCGACCTACCTCCAAAAATTAAAATGGAGGAAGTCCCCGAAGGGGGCAACTAAAGCTTTTTGAACAGCCTTAATTAGCATGATCCGTTATTAAAGGTTTCAAAAAAAGGGAGACACCTTTTTTTGAAAAATAAAAAGAGGAAGGGGGTGAAAAAATAAAAATGAATAAAACGAAACAATCATTAATAACAGCAGCAGTAACAACAATAAAGAAAGGAAAAAAAACTATGAAAATCACAAAAATGAGCCTTTTCACGCTCATCTGCGTGGTTTGTCTCACTTCAGGGCTAGCCTTTGCTGTTGACGTTAATAATGTCAACAACACGGCAAGCGCGGGGCTTCAGGGAGATACTTTTGTTCCCGGGCTTCTGAATCCTGCAAATGGTCGTTGCAATGGGACTGATTGCGCCGGTCAGGCAAATCTCGCGTTGAATGGGTGGAGAACGGGAGGATATTTCGAGCCCAGAAATGGGACCGAATTCATGCCGCCAACGGGCGACCATCATCGCACGGGATACAGGATGATGTCGACCCTGTCGTTTGGCGCGGGACTCTGGCTAACCGGGTTTGCTCCCCTGCTTCAAGAGGGGCAGTTTACTCCCGATCTGGGGACGCCGGGTGCGTCGGAAAACGCGATTTCCATGGCGGTTTTTCTCGATCATCCCACGGCCCCCATTACGGCGGGTAAATTTCCACGGTATATTCCTCACGAAAGACAACGGACACCCGATGTCCTAGTGGCGAGAAATATAGCCTCCGGAACGTTGACCCAGGACTTCACCTCACAGGCCACCTTCGGTCGGGCCACAACATCGTGGACGTCCTTCACGGACCAAAACGCTGCCGACTGCGCTGGCGGACTCTGTAGCTGGACCTGGACGCCAGGTGGAAACCTGACGATGACAGACAGTGCCGGAACACACGTCATTGGTCCCGCCACATTGGCCAATGCGCCGTTTCTCGTCGACGATCGGCTTTCTCAACAAGAGCTTTCCAGCAACCAAAGTTTGAAAATAAACTTTACGGGTGGAAGCGGACCGAATGTTGAGGAAGAGACCTACGCGGATCCAGGCGAGTTTATTCAGTGTACGGCTACGTCTCCTTGCGGATCGAGCAATGCGCTTGATACCTATGGGAATGTCGTCATTGATCCAGCGACAGGCCTGCCCAGAAGGGTTCCGACCTATGCTCTGAATCGGAACCTCGCCGGTCCTTCCGGAATTGCAGGTGCCTCGGATTCCCCCGCTCTAAACCCGGCAACCCGGGCTGGAGCAGATGGAGTCCTCGGGCATATCGTCAGAGGAAGTGATCCTTGCGTAGCGGCTGGAACCTGTAAGCCGGGGGATATCGTTCCCGGGGCGGACGACGTCGGCATTATCACCTGCACCGACGCGGCGCCCTGTAACGGAGGTCAATTCAAGACCCTCAGAGAGACCAACAATCCGCAGAACGAGACATTTTTGCGCATTCCGATTCTTCATAGTTTCGGAAACGCGAAGGTGATCAACCAGCTTGTTCAGCAGAATGAAGGAGGTTATCTCTATTCGTGCCTGGGTTGTGGTGTTCCTCCAGCGACACCGCATCCGCTTCCTCCGCTTTATTATTCGGGTGGGTTAACAACACCCCTTCAATAATTTAGCGGGAAGTCTGTGAGACCACCAGGATGAGGGGGATACATTCTTTCTCCGCCGGGTTCTGGAATCTCAGGATGGCAGGTCGTGATGTCATTTGGAGAAGGCCCAGAGGGTCTGAGGCCTTCTCCATTTTTTTAAAAAAAAGGATAAAGGTAGACAAAAATTGTGAGCGTGAGCAGAACTCTAATTGAAGGATTTCTCATTTTATTCATTGGGTTAAGCGTGATCAATGCGCACAGGGTTTTAGGAGAAAGCTTGAATCAGTCTGATCTTCAAATCATGAAAAGTTTATACCAGACAGCGGCTGAAGCCTTTCGGAAAGGGAATCTCGAAGAGAGCGAGAAAAATATTTTGTCTCTTTTAAAGATCAACCCCAAACAGCCCTCCGGATTGTATTTATATGGGTTGATTTTAATGCAAAAGAAAGAGCGTCGCCAGGCTTTGGAAACGTTTAAAGAAATTATTGAGGTGGAGCCCTTGTTTTTCCTGGCCTATTATCAGGCCGGTCAGATTTATGAAGAGCAGGGGGAAATCGAGAAAGCGGTGAATATTTACAACACCGGTCTATTGGTCGGGAATCTCTATCCCGATGCCCGGCCGATTCTCCAAAATATAAACAGAAGGCTTCTGGACATTGGAGAAACGCCCGAAAAAGCCTTGCAATCGAAGGAATACTTTGACACAGGGCAAAAAGCCTACAATCTTGGAAAACTGGATGAGGCGTATAAAGCTTATTTGTCCTTAAATTCGCTTCTCCCGCATAGCAGGGGCGCGCTTTTATTTCTGGGGTTAATTGCCAACCGGCAGGGAAAGACCTTTGAAGCCTTTAAATATTTTAAAAAGGTGATCGATGAAGATTCCGGGTTTTATCCCGCCCATCTCTTTCTCGGAACCATTTATGAAGGGAGAGGAGAGCTTCAGGAGGCCTTTGGAGAATATATCGCGGCCGCCTCCTCGGGTCAAAATACACCGGAGGGGTTGGAGGCTCAAAAAAGGCTCGTCAAAGTCAAGGCGGCTCTGGCGCTTGAGTCTGACCGGTTTGATTCTCCAGGATACAAAGAAGCTAAAATGCTGTTATCAAAAGGGATAAACGATTTTCAAGCGGAGAAATATGAAGAGGCTAACGACTCTTTTCAGAAAGCCGCCGAATTAGACGACAAAAATTCTTATGCCTTTTATAATCTCGGCCTGGCCCAGGTCAAGTTAAACAAGTTTGACTTAGCCGCCGATTCATTTAAAAAAGCGCTTTTATTAAAAGCCGATCATGCGCTTACTCATTTTTGGCTGGCTTTGATGTTTGAAATCTCCGGCAATACGGCCCAGCGGGCGGGCGGTGTTAAAGAGGCCCTGGAAGAATACCGGGAAGCCATGGCCCGCTTTAAAGAGACGATCCATTATGGGGGAGAAGAATGGGAAGTCGAAGAATCTTTTCGAAAGATGCAAAATATGGCTCCTTTGATTGAACAGATGGAAGAAGGGGCCGGATACTTTATCGTAGGAAACGAGCTTTTTTCA
It includes:
- a CDS encoding zf-HC2 domain-containing protein; this translates as MYDCSTILNIMHPYLDGELPTKEAILIQEHLDTCSSCRIKFQKEKELLTFYKSNLPREQAPHDLKVRLNELIKDKSPVSTVQKKWFKIFYPATIGVTVVLLGLILFNLKPSEVKLSHLVEEALEYHVSYQNKPFKLQFENSNPEKLRQLIKSRGGFDIHLSDPEVSKLNLIGANLQMIEGIPTVLIFYKDSEGKMITLMVSDYDSFVPFKGNPEEIQSLKFYNLNFQGNHITTWQNKPRSYVLISESRKDVGNGCHICHGGNKEMEPKIQSFIDRI